From Kryptolebias marmoratus isolate JLee-2015 linkage group LG15, ASM164957v2, whole genome shotgun sequence, a single genomic window includes:
- the rassf10b gene encoding ras association domain-containing protein 10, with protein MESTIEPQKSKISVWVCREEKLVLGLSKRTTCADVVQVLLEEQNAQPGLSTAQSFCIVEKYGGFERILPNKTKILRLWIAWGEEQRNVKFVLVKSDASLENHAARSAEARVVRSKQSPCVTKGTSRSLMEGISPEKQRRVVRKAFRKLEKINKKRTRAAHRDASCAERMETLVHLVISQDHTIRQQIQRITEFDVEIGRRESKVHFDRIKRHGINYVQNTYLDANPAPKQEGDEKSLSETFAKFEVYARQCEEVLRLEEELWEQEALIETITAHIQEELNHRWMLRRKEELRRKQAEPIRGPQHFFCSETDSASQNELFMEKDRIKTQLDASLYIGLRLNADLEAIRGDLELSQQICAAREKEMRDLLEKVNSLDMEAGAGSEERCETEEKTTMTGTLEGKSVWIEQPRGLSKDQSLNDDDSDTGLSSLHSQDSDGLPVWESLV; from the coding sequence ATGGAATCGACAATTGAACCACAGAAGAGTAAGATATCGGTCTGGGTGTGCCGAGAAGAGAAGCTGGTCCTCGGCTTGTCGAAGCGCACCACCTGCGCCGATGTTGTCCAAGTGCTTCTGGAGGAGCAGAACGCACAGCCCGGCCTCTCCACGGCGCAGTCTTTCTGCATTGTGGAGAAATATGGCGGGTTTGAGAGAATTTTGCCGAACAAAACGAAGATTTTGAGGCTTTGGATCGCGTGgggagaggagcagaggaacgtAAAGTTTGTGCTGGTGAAAAGCGACGCGTCGCTGGAGAACCACGCCGCCCGGAGCGCAGAGGCGCGCGTGGTGCGCAGCAAGCAGAGCCCCTGTGTCACTAAGGGGACGTCACGGTCTCTCATGGAGGGCATTTCACCCGAGAAGCAGCGTCGGGTCGTCAGGAAAGCCTTCAGAAAGTTGGAAAAGATCAACAAGAAGAGGACGCGCGCGGCGCACAGAGACGCGTCCTGCGCGGAGAGGATGGAAACGTTGGTTCATCTTGTGATTTCTCAGGATCATACCATCCGACAGCAGATTCAGAGGATTACAGAATTTGATGTAGAAATCGGAAGACGTGAATCAAAGGTGCATTTCGACCGAATTAAAAGACATGGGATTAATTATGTGCAAAACACTTATTTGGACGCAAATCCGGCCCCAAAGCAGGAAGGAGACGAAAAGTCTCTGAGTGAGACTTTTGCCAAGTTTGAAGTGTATGCCCGGCAGTGCGAGGAGGTGCTTAGATTAGAAGAGGAGCTTTGGGAGCAGGAAGCTCTTATAGAAACGATCACAGCTCACATACAGGAGGAGCTGAACCACCGCTGGATGCTGCGGAGGAAAGAGGAGCTGAGGCGCAAACAAGCAGAGCCCATCAGGGGACCACAACATTTCTTCTGCTCCGAGACAGACTCAGCATCCCAAAACGAACTGTTTATGGAGAAAGATCGGATCAAAACGCAGCTGGATGCAAGTTTGTACATCGGTCTGCGGCTCAACGCGGATTTAGAGGCTATTAGGGGCGATTTAGAGCTGTCCCAGCAGATTTGCGCAGCGAGGGAAAAGGAAATGAGGGATTTGCTGGAGAAAGTGAACAGTTTGGACATGGAGGCGGGGGCAGGCAGTGAGGAGAGATGCGAGACAGAGGAGAAGACGACGATGACTGGCACTTTGGAAGGGAAAAGCGTGTGGATAGAGCAACCCAGAGGTCTGTCTAAAGATCAAAGTCTGAACGATGATGACTCAGATACTGGTTTAAGTTCTCTGCACAGTCAGGACTCAGACGGCCTCCCagtttgggaatcactggtTTAA